In Nasonia vitripennis strain AsymCx chromosome 2, Nvit_psr_1.1, whole genome shotgun sequence, a genomic segment contains:
- the LOC100679934 gene encoding G-protein coupled receptor 143 isoform X3 has translation MAGLFRSQRQGDHHVARRSRSSGFARYYCSVFIRSALWMNFRSIMPMEDDTSNVVFCAISSAWTQYFYMATWIWTLCYAIDMKLLLGERVGRPLWYHMFAWICPAILTTFGLTILYVPDANCHSLTSLSSTILRILPNYCATYVLLAIVMIVNPALYISSTKDLKNVVTCSMAQMTGRERKLVQSVRLKFAMTNVVYYVCWIPNLLNGILLWTLWFQLPVKVIITLWYIMAVTNPLQAFFNALVYKRWGRREKFRLEWCHKLKRLKSNYFGHSEASSDATESSPLLNAQYRCTPHTSINGSSSL, from the exons ATGGCAGGGCTTTTCCGCAGCCAGAGGCAGGGAGATCATCATGTGGCTCGCCGTAGCCGATCTTCTGGCTTCGCTAGGTATTACTGCA GCGTATTCATCAGGTCAGCTCTGTGGATGAACTTCCGATCCATAATGCCGATGGAGGACGACACGTCCAACGTCGTGTTCTGTGCTATTTCCTCC GCGTGGACGCAGTACTTTTACATGGCCACGTGGATCTGGACACTGTGCTACGCCATCGACATGAAACTGCTGTTAGGTGAACGGGTTGGACGACCTCTTTGGTACCACATGTTCGCCTGGATATGTCCGGCGATCCTCACCACGTTTGGTCTCACTATATTGTACGTTCCGGATGCCAA CTGCCACAGCTTGACGTCGTTGTCGTCCACAATACTGCGCATCCTTCCCAACTACTGTGCGACTTACGTTCTTCTCGCCATCGTCATGATAGTTAATCCAGCCTTGTATATATCGTCGACCAAAGACTTGAAAAATGTGGTGACTTGCAGCATGGCGCAGATGACGGGGAGAGAGCGCAAGCTGGTCCAGAGTGTCAGACTCAAATTTGCCATGACCAACGTCGTCTATTACGTCTGTTGGATACCCAATCTGCTGAACGGAATTTTGCTGTGGACGCTGTGGTTTCAGCTGCCGGTCAAAGTTATTATTACTCTCTGGTACATCATG GCCGTCACGAATCCGCTGCAAGCGTTCTTCAATGCTCTTGTTTACAAGAGATGGGGCAGGCGTGAGAAGTTTCGCCTGGAGTGGTGTCATAAGCTCAAAAGACTGAAATCGAATTACTTTGGACACAGCGAGGCCAGCTCCGATGCCACAGAGTCGTCGCCGTTGCTCAACGCGCAGTACAGATGCACACCGCACACGAGCATCAACGGGTCGTCGTCTTTATAA
- the LOC100117460 gene encoding A-kinase anchor protein 10, mitochondrial isoform X1, producing the protein MTTIKLIFLYLFRIGTKGHRERPRSSHSSPTKSLSPGEQPSSYGFVGASVVAVPSSLCSFEEEEEDDVFEDGKSQVNSFRSQLSKTLPEILADKSALGYFIQFMDSRKEMSLIKFWLEVECLCGAYSSPEFLGNKDGCSKRTRELINSTNNLENVDNCACSIMSTSVSDFELDALSLDSNVNSNEQSLSLQSPVNEIKSNFNPPKNSPIVNNESKNNCKFGGCKGSSLQQDAMLIYRKYLSKNALGSNRIPDELKAETEKAVISENSELILKYLSQTQKTVYKILEEEYINDFLRSVFHCKHQIDVLTSGNVQLADILYNETAFFYFMEFMEIENKRELLDFWMTAMNYKQNLLEKGDLTDPTEAQTDALIIYDKYFSLQATMPLGFTDRIRFQVEQNICREDGKGPQPDCFDRPCQIVHNFLNRHYLPTFLQSQLFYKYLSELINSVQSSHCPAFHPPIRRAGSDCSSEISSVSNITSSVPSTSEDKRQSSYGTPVNGGMNIDTKQLYDPDSLWRRNKCSLSVGYVDNLGRFVTEIEPDPCRKNEKESRISRAVKRLVHIEQDKAKEESAWKIAEMIVRDVTSLTLGASDLPS; encoded by the exons ATGACGACCATAAAGTTAATTTTCCTTTATCTATTTAGAATCGGTACCAAAG GGCACAGAGAAAGGCCTAGATCTTCGCACAGCTCACCCACAAAGTCTTTGAGTCCAGGGGAGCAACCAAGCAGTTATGGGTTTGTCGGAGCCTCTGTGGTGGCAGTGCCAAGCTCATTATGCAGCTtcgaggaggaagaggaagatGATGTCTTTGAGGATGGCAAAAGTCAAGTAAACTCTTTTCGTTCTCAACTCTCCAAAACACTGCCCGAGATCCTGGCAGACAAGAGCGCACTTGGATATTTTATACAGTTTATGGACTCACGGAAGGAGATGTCATTGATCAAGTTTTGGTTAGAGGTTGAGTGTCTCTGCGGTGCTTATTCTTCTCCAGAGTTTCTTGGAAATAAAGATGGCTGTAGTAAAAGAACTAGAGAGCTTATTAATTCTACAAacaatttagaaaatgttGATAACTGTGCCTGCAGCATTATGTCTACCAGCGTCAGTGATTTTGAACTTGATGCTCTATCATTAGATAGTAATGTGAATAGTAATGAACAGAGTTTG TCATTACAAAGTCCTGTAAATGAGAtcaaatcaaattttaatccGCCAAAGAATAGTCCAATAGTCAACAACGAAAGCAAAAACAATTGTAAATTTGGAGGATGTAAAGGATCATCGCTGCAACAAGATGCAATGCTTAtatatagaaaatatttatcaaaaaacgCATTGGGTTCCAATCGTATTCCTGATGAGTTAAAAGCAGAAACAGAAAAAGCAGTAATAAGTGAGAATTCTGAACTAATATTGAAATATCTATCTCAGACTCAGAAAAccgtatataaaattttagaagaaGA GTATATCAACGATTTCTTAAGGAGTGTTTTTCATTGTAAGCATCAAATTGATGTTTTGACTAGTGGAAATGTACAGTTAGCTGATATACTATACAATGAAACagcttttttttactttatggag TTTATGGAGATTGAAAACAAAAGAGAATTACTCGATTTTTGGATGACTGCAATGAATTATAAACAGAATTTACTAGAAAAAGGAGATTTGACAGATCCTACTGAGGCTCAAACAGATGCTCTCATAATTTATGACAA GTATTTTAGTCTACAGGCAACAATGCCACTAGGATTTACTGATAGAATTCGTTTCCAAGTTgaacaaaatatttgtagAGAGGATGGAAAAGGTCCTCAACCTGACTGCTTTGACCGACCATGTCAGATTGttcataattttttgaatAGA cATTATCTTCCTACTTTTTTACAATCacaactattttataagtatttGTCAGAATTGATTAATAGTGTTCAAAGTAGTCATTGTCCTGCATTTCATCCTCCCATCAGAAGAGCAG GATCGGACTGTAGCAGCGAAATAAGTTCTGTGAGTAACATTACAAGCTCTGTTCCATCAACTAGTGAAGACAAAAGGCAATCGAGTTATGGTACACCTGTGAATGGGGGCATGAACATCGATACAAAACAACTCTACGATCCTGATTCTTTATGGAGAAGAAATAAGTGCAG tTTGAGTGTAGGTTACGTAGATAATCTTGGACGATTTGTTACTGAAATAGAACCTGATCCATGTCGTAAGAACGAAAAAGAATCGCGAATTTCTCGTGCTGTCAAAAGACTGGTGCATATAGAACAAGATAAG GCAAAAGAAGAATCTGCATGGAAAATTGCTGAAATGATTGTTCGTGATGTCACCTCTCTAACCCTTGGAGCTTCAGATCTTCCATCCTGA
- the LOC100679934 gene encoding G-protein coupled receptor 143 isoform X1, with protein sequence MADPTIQTFCCHHNNRTDMALIIMEEFNTDAYNTVCMVSSSIGILGAIYQVLPRQESNLSQRWQGFSAARGREIIMWLAVADLLASLGITAVCVFIRSALWMNFRSIMPMEDDTSNVVFCAISSAWTQYFYMATWIWTLCYAIDMKLLLGERVGRPLWYHMFAWICPAILTTFGLTILYVPDANCHSLTSLSSTILRILPNYCATYVLLAIVMIVNPALYISSTKDLKNVVTCSMAQMTGRERKLVQSVRLKFAMTNVVYYVCWIPNLLNGILLWTLWFQLPVKVIITLWYIMAVTNPLQAFFNALVYKRWGRREKFRLEWCHKLKRLKSNYFGHSEASSDATESSPLLNAQYRCTPHTSINGSSSL encoded by the exons ATGGCCGACCCGACGATACAGACCTTCTGTTGCCATCACAATAATCGCACGGATATGGCACTTATTATTATGGAAGAGTTCAATACAGACGCCTACAACACGGTCTGCATGGTCTCGTCGTCCATCGGTATTCTCGGGGCTATTTATCAG GTTTTACCTCGACAAGAATCAAATTTATCTCAGCGATGGCAGGGCTTTTCCGCAGCCAGAGGCAGGGAGATCATCATGTGGCTCGCCGTAGCCGATCTTCTGGCTTCGCTAGGTATTACTGCAGTAT GCGTATTCATCAGGTCAGCTCTGTGGATGAACTTCCGATCCATAATGCCGATGGAGGACGACACGTCCAACGTCGTGTTCTGTGCTATTTCCTCC GCGTGGACGCAGTACTTTTACATGGCCACGTGGATCTGGACACTGTGCTACGCCATCGACATGAAACTGCTGTTAGGTGAACGGGTTGGACGACCTCTTTGGTACCACATGTTCGCCTGGATATGTCCGGCGATCCTCACCACGTTTGGTCTCACTATATTGTACGTTCCGGATGCCAA CTGCCACAGCTTGACGTCGTTGTCGTCCACAATACTGCGCATCCTTCCCAACTACTGTGCGACTTACGTTCTTCTCGCCATCGTCATGATAGTTAATCCAGCCTTGTATATATCGTCGACCAAAGACTTGAAAAATGTGGTGACTTGCAGCATGGCGCAGATGACGGGGAGAGAGCGCAAGCTGGTCCAGAGTGTCAGACTCAAATTTGCCATGACCAACGTCGTCTATTACGTCTGTTGGATACCCAATCTGCTGAACGGAATTTTGCTGTGGACGCTGTGGTTTCAGCTGCCGGTCAAAGTTATTATTACTCTCTGGTACATCATG GCCGTCACGAATCCGCTGCAAGCGTTCTTCAATGCTCTTGTTTACAAGAGATGGGGCAGGCGTGAGAAGTTTCGCCTGGAGTGGTGTCATAAGCTCAAAAGACTGAAATCGAATTACTTTGGACACAGCGAGGCCAGCTCCGATGCCACAGAGTCGTCGCCGTTGCTCAACGCGCAGTACAGATGCACACCGCACACGAGCATCAACGGGTCGTCGTCTTTATAA
- the LOC100116937 gene encoding uncharacterized protein LOC100116937, whose product MRLEGDNSHQREVRSVSAADRYSQTSEKLGEIAALRKFAETLLFGAACTECNRMSAVPQAAFAVLQVRKNFERAYSTEPEEESPRDGKTGGFNAKVLQEGRELTPLKYNSKLMNSIWGLYNRYSVHNFKKIDANETGLFAACSRVGREAAEGPTARIIAGSSAGH is encoded by the exons ATGAGGTTGGAAGGCGACAACAGCCATCAGAGGGAAGTTCGCAGCGTTTCTGCCGCGGATCGGTATTCGCAGACGAGCGAAAAGCTCGGGGAAATCGCTGCGCTGAGGAAATTCGCCGAGACCTTGCTTTTTGGAGCAGCCTGTACTG aatGCAATAGGATGTCCGCAGTTCCCCAAGCCGCGTTCGCAGTGCTCCAGGTCCGCAAAAACTTCGAGAGAGCTTACTCCACTGAGCCGGAGGAGGAGAGCCCCCGAGACGGCAAAACCGGTGGATTCAACGCCAAAGTTCTCCAGGAAG GCCGAGAGCTGACTCCTCTGAAGTACAACAGCAAGTTGATGAACAGCATCTGGGGTCTGTACAATCGTTACTCGGTGCACAATTTCAAGAAAATCGACGCCAACGAGACGGGCCTTTTTGCGGCTTGCTCGAGGGTCGGGCGCGAGGCTGCGGAGGGCCCGACCGCGCGCATCATCGCCGGTTCCAGCGCCGGCCACTGA
- the LOC100679934 gene encoding G-protein coupled receptor 143 isoform X2 produces the protein MADPTIQTFCCHHNNRTDMALIIMEEFNTDAYNTVCMVSSSIGILGAIYQVLPRQESNLSQRWQGFSAARGREIIMWLAVADLLASLGVFIRSALWMNFRSIMPMEDDTSNVVFCAISSAWTQYFYMATWIWTLCYAIDMKLLLGERVGRPLWYHMFAWICPAILTTFGLTILYVPDANCHSLTSLSSTILRILPNYCATYVLLAIVMIVNPALYISSTKDLKNVVTCSMAQMTGRERKLVQSVRLKFAMTNVVYYVCWIPNLLNGILLWTLWFQLPVKVIITLWYIMAVTNPLQAFFNALVYKRWGRREKFRLEWCHKLKRLKSNYFGHSEASSDATESSPLLNAQYRCTPHTSINGSSSL, from the exons ATGGCCGACCCGACGATACAGACCTTCTGTTGCCATCACAATAATCGCACGGATATGGCACTTATTATTATGGAAGAGTTCAATACAGACGCCTACAACACGGTCTGCATGGTCTCGTCGTCCATCGGTATTCTCGGGGCTATTTATCAG GTTTTACCTCGACAAGAATCAAATTTATCTCAGCGATGGCAGGGCTTTTCCGCAGCCAGAGGCAGGGAGATCATCATGTGGCTCGCCGTAGCCGATCTTCTGGCTTCGCTAG GCGTATTCATCAGGTCAGCTCTGTGGATGAACTTCCGATCCATAATGCCGATGGAGGACGACACGTCCAACGTCGTGTTCTGTGCTATTTCCTCC GCGTGGACGCAGTACTTTTACATGGCCACGTGGATCTGGACACTGTGCTACGCCATCGACATGAAACTGCTGTTAGGTGAACGGGTTGGACGACCTCTTTGGTACCACATGTTCGCCTGGATATGTCCGGCGATCCTCACCACGTTTGGTCTCACTATATTGTACGTTCCGGATGCCAA CTGCCACAGCTTGACGTCGTTGTCGTCCACAATACTGCGCATCCTTCCCAACTACTGTGCGACTTACGTTCTTCTCGCCATCGTCATGATAGTTAATCCAGCCTTGTATATATCGTCGACCAAAGACTTGAAAAATGTGGTGACTTGCAGCATGGCGCAGATGACGGGGAGAGAGCGCAAGCTGGTCCAGAGTGTCAGACTCAAATTTGCCATGACCAACGTCGTCTATTACGTCTGTTGGATACCCAATCTGCTGAACGGAATTTTGCTGTGGACGCTGTGGTTTCAGCTGCCGGTCAAAGTTATTATTACTCTCTGGTACATCATG GCCGTCACGAATCCGCTGCAAGCGTTCTTCAATGCTCTTGTTTACAAGAGATGGGGCAGGCGTGAGAAGTTTCGCCTGGAGTGGTGTCATAAGCTCAAAAGACTGAAATCGAATTACTTTGGACACAGCGAGGCCAGCTCCGATGCCACAGAGTCGTCGCCGTTGCTCAACGCGCAGTACAGATGCACACCGCACACGAGCATCAACGGGTCGTCGTCTTTATAA
- the LOC100117460 gene encoding A-kinase anchor protein 10, mitochondrial isoform X2, with product MLQFFKKAGHRERPRSSHSSPTKSLSPGEQPSSYGFVGASVVAVPSSLCSFEEEEEDDVFEDGKSQVNSFRSQLSKTLPEILADKSALGYFIQFMDSRKEMSLIKFWLEVECLCGAYSSPEFLGNKDGCSKRTRELINSTNNLENVDNCACSIMSTSVSDFELDALSLDSNVNSNEQSLSLQSPVNEIKSNFNPPKNSPIVNNESKNNCKFGGCKGSSLQQDAMLIYRKYLSKNALGSNRIPDELKAETEKAVISENSELILKYLSQTQKTVYKILEEEYINDFLRSVFHCKHQIDVLTSGNVQLADILYNETAFFYFMEFMEIENKRELLDFWMTAMNYKQNLLEKGDLTDPTEAQTDALIIYDKYFSLQATMPLGFTDRIRFQVEQNICREDGKGPQPDCFDRPCQIVHNFLNRHYLPTFLQSQLFYKYLSELINSVQSSHCPAFHPPIRRAGSDCSSEISSVSNITSSVPSTSEDKRQSSYGTPVNGGMNIDTKQLYDPDSLWRRNKCSLSVGYVDNLGRFVTEIEPDPCRKNEKESRISRAVKRLVHIEQDKAKEESAWKIAEMIVRDVTSLTLGASDLPS from the exons ATGCTACAGTTCTTTAAGAAAGCTG GGCACAGAGAAAGGCCTAGATCTTCGCACAGCTCACCCACAAAGTCTTTGAGTCCAGGGGAGCAACCAAGCAGTTATGGGTTTGTCGGAGCCTCTGTGGTGGCAGTGCCAAGCTCATTATGCAGCTtcgaggaggaagaggaagatGATGTCTTTGAGGATGGCAAAAGTCAAGTAAACTCTTTTCGTTCTCAACTCTCCAAAACACTGCCCGAGATCCTGGCAGACAAGAGCGCACTTGGATATTTTATACAGTTTATGGACTCACGGAAGGAGATGTCATTGATCAAGTTTTGGTTAGAGGTTGAGTGTCTCTGCGGTGCTTATTCTTCTCCAGAGTTTCTTGGAAATAAAGATGGCTGTAGTAAAAGAACTAGAGAGCTTATTAATTCTACAAacaatttagaaaatgttGATAACTGTGCCTGCAGCATTATGTCTACCAGCGTCAGTGATTTTGAACTTGATGCTCTATCATTAGATAGTAATGTGAATAGTAATGAACAGAGTTTG TCATTACAAAGTCCTGTAAATGAGAtcaaatcaaattttaatccGCCAAAGAATAGTCCAATAGTCAACAACGAAAGCAAAAACAATTGTAAATTTGGAGGATGTAAAGGATCATCGCTGCAACAAGATGCAATGCTTAtatatagaaaatatttatcaaaaaacgCATTGGGTTCCAATCGTATTCCTGATGAGTTAAAAGCAGAAACAGAAAAAGCAGTAATAAGTGAGAATTCTGAACTAATATTGAAATATCTATCTCAGACTCAGAAAAccgtatataaaattttagaagaaGA GTATATCAACGATTTCTTAAGGAGTGTTTTTCATTGTAAGCATCAAATTGATGTTTTGACTAGTGGAAATGTACAGTTAGCTGATATACTATACAATGAAACagcttttttttactttatggag TTTATGGAGATTGAAAACAAAAGAGAATTACTCGATTTTTGGATGACTGCAATGAATTATAAACAGAATTTACTAGAAAAAGGAGATTTGACAGATCCTACTGAGGCTCAAACAGATGCTCTCATAATTTATGACAA GTATTTTAGTCTACAGGCAACAATGCCACTAGGATTTACTGATAGAATTCGTTTCCAAGTTgaacaaaatatttgtagAGAGGATGGAAAAGGTCCTCAACCTGACTGCTTTGACCGACCATGTCAGATTGttcataattttttgaatAGA cATTATCTTCCTACTTTTTTACAATCacaactattttataagtatttGTCAGAATTGATTAATAGTGTTCAAAGTAGTCATTGTCCTGCATTTCATCCTCCCATCAGAAGAGCAG GATCGGACTGTAGCAGCGAAATAAGTTCTGTGAGTAACATTACAAGCTCTGTTCCATCAACTAGTGAAGACAAAAGGCAATCGAGTTATGGTACACCTGTGAATGGGGGCATGAACATCGATACAAAACAACTCTACGATCCTGATTCTTTATGGAGAAGAAATAAGTGCAG tTTGAGTGTAGGTTACGTAGATAATCTTGGACGATTTGTTACTGAAATAGAACCTGATCCATGTCGTAAGAACGAAAAAGAATCGCGAATTTCTCGTGCTGTCAAAAGACTGGTGCATATAGAACAAGATAAG GCAAAAGAAGAATCTGCATGGAAAATTGCTGAAATGATTGTTCGTGATGTCACCTCTCTAACCCTTGGAGCTTCAGATCTTCCATCCTGA
- the LOC100117352 gene encoding F-box/SPRY domain-containing protein 1, with the protein MSKQSGGAGAGCSKLDSSCCISTFPEHILEMIFSHLDLYTLGNCLLVCKRWHSFLNNDENNDIWRTHCKKKLAEETLSSDLLSSVLSHKAKLRAYYYAWNPNDCSRNIYTKFNDFTLHRNPIAQSTDACRGKIGFRHGRHAWEVIWEGPLGTVAVIGIATKEAALVCPGYVALLGSDEHSWGWNLVDNNLLHNGDAQGNYPLPNNAPKYQVGERIRVILDCDDNTLSFEKNYEFLGVAFRGLPDKRLYPAVSAVYGNTEVSMVYLGPPLDG; encoded by the exons ATGAGCAAGCAGAGCGGCGGGGCCGGGGCCGGCTGCAGCAAACTGGACAGCAGCTGCTGCATCAGCACCTTCCCCGAGCACATCCTCGAGATGATATTCTCGCACCTCGATCTCTACACCCTCGGCAATTGTCTGCTCGTCTGCAAGCGCTGGCACAGTTTTCTCAATAACGACGAGAACAACGACATCTGGCGCACGCACTGCAAGAAGAAACTCGCCGAGGAAACGCTCAGCTCGGACCTCCTCTCCTCGGTGCTCAGTCACAAGGCCAAACTCCGGGCTTACTACTATGCCTGGAATCCCAACGACTGCTCCAGGAACATCTACACCAAGTTCAATGACTTTACGCTGCATAG GAATCCCATTGCACAGAGCACAGATGCGTGCAGAGGCAAGATAGGCTTTCGCCATGGAAGACATGCGTGGGAAGTCATATGGGAAGGTCCTCTTGGAACAGTTGCCGTTATAGGCATAGCCACTAAAGAAGCTGCGCTGGTTTGTCCAGGTTACGTAGCTTTGCTTGGATCCGACGAACATTCCTGGGGCTGGAATCTTGTTGATAATAATCTCCTGCATAATGGAGATGCTCAAGGAAACTATCCTCTTCCAAACAATGCACCAAAATACCAA GTAGGAGAGAGAATAAGAGTCATATTAGATTGCGACGATAATACCTTATCGTTTGAAAAGAATTACGAATTCCTGGGTGTAGCATTCAGAG GATTACCGGACAAAAGGCTATACCCAGCTGTATCTGCAGTCTACGGCAATACAGAAGTTTCCATGGTATACTTGGGTCCTCCGCTGGATGGGTAA